Proteins encoded together in one Bacillota bacterium window:
- a CDS encoding beta-glucosidase, producing the protein ELLTDILRGELGFNGIVVSDYNAIKMLHTEHRVAESMQQAGVLALETGLDIELPKTVCYGDNLVNAVRTGLISESVVDTAVRRHLKLKFELGLFDNRYLDADNVINVFDTPEQRQLAREIARESIVLLKNESNLLPIDKSRVKSIAVIGPNAASTRNVLGDYVYSAHVDSPEDAVPVVSILDGIKAKAGSDIRINYAEGCSIMGDSTEGFAEAVAKAEQSDLAVVVVGGRSGLSGLIAPGDISDVDFTSIKGTVKDTDGESHDRILLQLPGVQEALVQAVYKTGTPTVVVLINGRPLSINWIAQNVPAVLEAWLPGEETGSAVADVLFGDYNPSGKLCVSIPKDAGQMPVHYNRTMISYTRRYLEVDNKPLYPFGYGLSYTEFAYRNLKITPAEIDGRGEIEIEFELGNIGSAAGTETAQLYIRDLYASRTRPVKELKGFAKVTLHPQEWKRVRFILSTDQLAFYDLNMDLMVEPGDFSVMIGSSSEDIRLTGEFTAAAGYKLGSERVYFSQVEIN; encoded by the coding sequence GAGCTTCTCACCGATATCCTCAGGGGAGAGCTGGGTTTTAACGGCATAGTGGTTTCCGATTACAATGCCATTAAGATGCTGCATACTGAACATCGAGTAGCGGAGTCGATGCAGCAGGCGGGTGTGCTTGCCTTAGAGACCGGTTTAGATATCGAACTGCCTAAGACGGTCTGCTACGGTGATAATTTAGTGAATGCAGTTCGAACTGGATTGATTAGCGAATCAGTAGTTGATACCGCAGTGCGGAGACACCTGAAACTCAAATTTGAGCTTGGGTTATTTGATAACCGCTATCTTGATGCTGACAATGTGATCAATGTTTTTGATACACCTGAGCAGCGGCAGCTTGCCCGGGAAATTGCCCGGGAATCGATTGTGCTTTTGAAGAACGAGTCAAATCTTCTGCCAATAGATAAGAGCAGAGTTAAGTCAATCGCGGTGATTGGACCAAATGCTGCTAGTACCCGCAATGTTTTAGGAGACTATGTCTACAGCGCCCATGTTGACAGCCCGGAGGATGCGGTCCCGGTAGTCAGCATTTTAGACGGAATCAAAGCTAAAGCAGGCAGTGATATCCGGATTAACTACGCTGAAGGCTGCAGCATTATGGGCGATTCGACAGAAGGATTTGCGGAGGCTGTTGCAAAAGCTGAACAGTCGGATCTGGCGGTAGTAGTTGTAGGCGGTCGCTCGGGACTGTCGGGACTGATCGCCCCAGGCGATATTTCCGACGTAGATTTTACCTCGATCAAAGGGACTGTTAAGGATACGGATGGGGAAAGCCACGACCGCATTTTGCTGCAACTGCCGGGAGTACAGGAAGCGCTGGTGCAGGCTGTTTATAAGACCGGCACTCCAACAGTTGTCGTGCTGATTAACGGCAGGCCCCTTTCGATTAACTGGATCGCGCAAAACGTTCCAGCTGTGCTGGAAGCGTGGCTTCCTGGTGAGGAAACCGGCAGTGCAGTGGCTGATGTTTTGTTTGGCGACTATAATCCCAGCGGTAAACTCTGCGTTTCTATTCCAAAAGATGCGGGACAGATGCCGGTACACTATAACCGGACAATGATCTCCTATACTCGCAGATATCTTGAGGTGGACAATAAGCCGCTTTATCCATTTGGTTACGGTTTAAGCTACACTGAGTTTGCCTACCGCAACTTAAAAATTACTCCTGCGGAGATAGACGGGAGAGGCGAAATTGAGATCGAGTTTGAGCTCGGCAATATCGGCAGCGCTGCGGGCACCGAAACAGCTCAGCTGTACATCCGCGATCTCTACGCCAGCCGTACCCGGCCTGTAAAAGAGCTCAAAGGCTTTGCCAAAGTAACTCTGCATCCCCAAGAGTGGAAGCGGGTGCGCTTCATTCTGTCCACCGATCAGCTGGCATTCTATGATTTAAATATGGATTTAATGGTCGAGCCGGGCGATTTTTCGGTTATGATCGGCAGTTCTTCAGAAGATATCCGCTTAACCGGAGAATTCACCGCAGCTGCCGGATATAAGTTGGGCAGCGAACGAGTGTATTTCTCTCAAGTAGAGATTAATTAA